A genomic stretch from Desulfotignum balticum DSM 7044 includes:
- a CDS encoding CaiB/BaiF CoA transferase family protein, which translates to MEGVRKNRSLSDVKVLDFTGELGPYASKLYAGLGAEVIHLEPITGDPLRRKGPFYRGKADNMEASLQFLYYNGNKKSLVLDLHKEEGRNIFLKLISKIDIFMESCVPGYLDTLGLSYDNLKEVNPRLVQTSITPYGSVGPYKDYPGSDLTCSAMGGFLYLAGIENEKPVRACDDQSYRMAESYAAVGSSIAFLYAKRTGKGQFVDVSAMEAVGMALENAAQYWDLEGSIRRGRGKEAGSATVHPCKDGYIAIVAIMGKNKIMWEPFVKWMKSENVEEWQVFEDPRWIEPSYRRSAEGYETFCRIFHRFTMQLDKMTLYERGQANRIALSPVSNGKDLLENPQLKHRNFWQTIEHKNLDGEITFPGAPYEFGELDWRFGFPAPRFGEHTTQILESLDYRKEEIAVFSKEGIVHV; encoded by the coding sequence ATGGAAGGTGTACGTAAGAATAGATCCCTTTCTGATGTGAAAGTGCTTGATTTCACGGGTGAATTGGGCCCTTATGCTTCAAAATTGTATGCCGGCCTGGGTGCGGAGGTGATTCACCTTGAGCCGATAACTGGAGATCCTTTGCGGAGAAAAGGCCCATTTTATAGGGGGAAAGCAGACAATATGGAAGCCAGCCTGCAATTCCTGTATTACAATGGGAATAAAAAAAGCCTGGTACTGGACCTTCATAAAGAAGAAGGCCGGAACATTTTTTTGAAGCTCATTTCTAAAATCGATATTTTCATGGAAAGCTGTGTTCCTGGCTACCTTGATACCTTAGGTCTTTCCTATGATAATCTGAAAGAGGTTAACCCCAGGCTGGTTCAGACTTCCATCACGCCATACGGCAGTGTCGGGCCTTATAAGGATTATCCGGGATCCGATTTAACATGTTCGGCCATGGGCGGATTTCTGTACCTGGCCGGGATTGAGAATGAAAAACCGGTAAGAGCCTGTGATGACCAATCCTATCGGATGGCTGAATCTTATGCCGCAGTGGGCAGCTCAATTGCATTCTTATATGCCAAGAGAACAGGGAAGGGGCAATTTGTAGATGTTTCTGCTATGGAGGCAGTAGGCATGGCCCTTGAGAATGCAGCTCAATACTGGGATTTGGAAGGCAGCATCCGCCGGGGAAGAGGAAAAGAAGCTGGTTCAGCCACCGTTCATCCGTGTAAGGATGGTTATATCGCCATCGTTGCGATCATGGGAAAGAACAAGATTATGTGGGAACCTTTTGTCAAATGGATGAAGTCCGAGAATGTGGAAGAATGGCAAGTTTTTGAAGATCCTCGATGGATCGAACCTTCTTACAGGCGGTCAGCTGAGGGGTATGAAACCTTTTGCAGGATTTTTCATCGTTTCACAATGCAACTTGATAAAATGACCCTGTACGAAAGAGGACAGGCCAACCGTATTGCCTTGTCGCCGGTGAGCAATGGCAAAGATCTCCTTGAAAATCCTCAGTTAAAGCATCGCAATTTTTGGCAGACCATTGAACATAAAAATCTTGATGGTGAAATCACCTTTCCCGGGGCACCCTATGAATTTGGTGAGTTGGATTGGAGATTCGGATTTCCAGCCCCCAGATTTGGTGAACATACGACTCAAATACTCGAATCACTTGATTACAGAAAAGAAGAAATTGCTGTTTTTTCAAAGGAGGGAATTGTTCATGTCTAA
- a CDS encoding CaiB/BaiF CoA transferase family protein — protein MSNFEKALEGLVVCDFSWVGAGPITTNVLGQCGAEVIKIESQKRPDILRKGGPFKDGIADGLERSGYFANRNPNKKCIALNMRQPMAREVAIRLIEKSDIIINNFRVGQMEKWNLGWEDVKKINPRIIYVTMSLQGTDGPHKSFMGFGVNLNALCGLTAQAAMPGKSPFGTGTNYTDHVMVPTHTLFGIMAALLQRERTGLGQTVEISQLESAIAMKPIDSMVYAANGEIMGPLGYGDPNASPHGVYTTLGYRKWLAIAVFSEEEWAALQKVMGYPDWAKDEKFATFAARKANEAELNEHVEAWTKHQYASKLMKQLLEEGVKAGLVNDARAAIEDEHLIEREFWSYLDHPVAGMTLYNRAPIVFSETPIVMEKAAPLLGEHTDEVLTDFLGYSEKELESLKAADVLV, from the coding sequence ATGTCTAATTTTGAAAAAGCATTGGAGGGGTTGGTTGTATGTGATTTTTCCTGGGTCGGCGCGGGTCCTATCACAACCAATGTCCTGGGCCAGTGCGGTGCTGAAGTTATCAAGATAGAGAGTCAGAAAAGGCCTGATATATTAAGAAAAGGCGGACCCTTCAAGGACGGGATTGCCGACGGACTGGAGCGAAGCGGATATTTTGCAAACCGTAATCCTAACAAAAAATGCATTGCCTTGAACATGCGTCAGCCCATGGCCCGTGAGGTAGCCATCCGCCTGATTGAAAAAAGTGATATCATTATCAATAATTTTCGGGTCGGACAAATGGAAAAATGGAACCTGGGCTGGGAAGACGTCAAAAAAATTAATCCTCGGATTATCTATGTAACCATGAGCCTGCAGGGCACCGACGGCCCCCACAAATCATTCATGGGCTTCGGTGTTAATCTGAACGCTTTGTGCGGATTGACGGCTCAAGCCGCTATGCCGGGTAAAAGTCCGTTTGGTACAGGAACCAATTATACGGATCATGTTATGGTTCCGACTCATACCTTGTTTGGCATTATGGCGGCCTTGCTTCAGCGTGAAAGAACCGGCTTGGGGCAGACGGTTGAAATTTCCCAGCTTGAGAGCGCCATTGCCATGAAGCCTATTGACAGTATGGTTTATGCAGCAAATGGTGAGATTATGGGGCCTTTGGGATATGGAGATCCCAATGCTTCTCCTCACGGGGTTTATACCACCCTTGGATACAGAAAATGGTTGGCTATAGCGGTGTTTTCCGAAGAGGAATGGGCTGCCCTTCAGAAAGTCATGGGCTATCCAGACTGGGCAAAGGATGAGAAATTTGCCACTTTCGCTGCAAGAAAGGCGAACGAAGCGGAACTGAACGAGCATGTCGAGGCATGGACAAAACATCAATATGCCTCAAAACTCATGAAACAACTGCTGGAAGAAGGTGTGAAAGCTGGCCTTGTCAATGATGCTAGGGCAGCCATAGAAGATGAGCATCTGATTGAACGTGAATTCTGGTCTTATCTGGATCATCCAGTGGCGGGCATGACTTTGTACAACCGTGCCCCCATTGTATTTTCAGAAACTCCGATCGTCATGGAAAAGGCCGCCCCGCTACTGGGAGAGCATACTGACGAGGTCTTGACTGATTTTCTAGGTTATTCGGAAAAGGAATTGGAATCGTTGAAAGCGGCGGATGTGCTGGTATAA
- a CDS encoding acyl-CoA dehydrogenase family protein, which produces MDFGISEEYMMLKEAMREFVKRELMPLEKTLLERDMRLWTEPGPLIPKEDSDRLYAITKELGFWGIEVEEKFGGQGLGMLAKTLIMEEMCKSYVGFSPHGFMLPPDAPNLYYLHACCVDDQRDKYFIPYCNHELDSAMAVTEPDAGSDVSGLKTMAVRKGDKWVINGTKTFISKCDKDNVFFILIALTDKNAPTKDRFTAFLIDKDMPGVKVGKEIPVIGAMPTWELILNDVEVGDNAVLGDVGKAFIPLQNRFGVRRIELAARCTGMAERIIQMMIDQATTRTTFGKPLAERQTVQNWIADSTMELEAVRLRLYYAAWKSDQGITDLRSEGSSIKVTATEMLSKVADRAIQLHGGVGLSKELGIEYVARMVRIWRILEGPNEIHRWTIARQLLKEKKPYNPFVVVSD; this is translated from the coding sequence ATGGATTTTGGTATATCTGAAGAATATATGATGCTTAAAGAAGCCATGAGAGAATTTGTCAAACGCGAGCTCATGCCTCTGGAAAAGACGTTGCTTGAGCGGGATATGAGGCTCTGGACCGAGCCTGGTCCCCTGATCCCAAAAGAAGATTCAGACCGGCTGTATGCCATTACTAAGGAGCTGGGGTTCTGGGGTATTGAGGTTGAGGAAAAATTCGGGGGCCAGGGACTTGGGATGCTCGCCAAAACCTTGATCATGGAAGAAATGTGTAAAAGTTATGTGGGTTTTTCACCCCATGGATTTATGCTGCCTCCGGATGCACCGAATCTATATTATCTGCATGCATGCTGCGTGGATGATCAGCGGGACAAATATTTTATTCCTTACTGCAACCATGAGCTGGATTCAGCGATGGCAGTAACGGAACCGGATGCCGGATCTGATGTGAGTGGATTGAAAACAATGGCGGTTCGTAAAGGTGATAAATGGGTGATCAACGGGACCAAGACTTTTATCAGTAAGTGTGACAAGGATAATGTTTTTTTTATCCTGATCGCCTTGACGGACAAGAATGCACCGACCAAAGACAGATTCACTGCATTTCTCATTGATAAAGACATGCCTGGGGTTAAGGTGGGAAAAGAAATTCCAGTGATCGGGGCCATGCCGACCTGGGAATTGATTTTGAACGATGTCGAAGTGGGTGACAACGCGGTTCTGGGTGATGTGGGAAAAGCCTTTATCCCTCTCCAGAATCGATTCGGGGTACGCCGAATAGAGTTGGCAGCTCGATGTACTGGAATGGCTGAACGGATTATTCAAATGATGATAGATCAGGCGACAACCCGGACAACTTTTGGCAAACCCCTAGCGGAACGTCAGACCGTGCAGAACTGGATTGCGGATTCAACCATGGAGCTCGAGGCGGTAAGACTCAGGCTGTATTACGCCGCGTGGAAATCAGATCAGGGCATAACTGACCTGAGAAGTGAAGGGTCGAGCATCAAGGTGACTGCTACAGAAATGCTTTCCAAAGTTGCGGATAGGGCAATACAGCTTCATGGCGGGGTAGGGCTGTCCAAGGAACTGGGAATTGAGTATGTGGCACGAATGGTCAGAATCTGGCGGATACTGGAAGGGCCCAATGAAATTCATCGCTGGACGATTGCAAGGCAGCTTTTGAAAGAGAAAAAGCCTTATAATCCCTTTGTCGTGGTATCAGACTAA
- a CDS encoding enoyl-CoA hydratase/isomerase family protein, translating into MGVEFSKEDHVAYVTLNRPKAMNSLDPESVTRLAEVWAEVAKDDNIRVTVLTGAGEKSFCTGTDMKKTPPPQECMASIWLREGQPIIPHMKMWKPIICAINGYAIGGGLEMALACDLRIASTNAKFGLTEVKVASLAGLNGTQCIPRAIPQAVAMKMLLTGEMIDAKEAHRVGLISDVVEPQELMTLARNMARKIAGNAPLSVKAAKQAAVMGLDMPLEQGIAFSHLLWGVLRDTEDRKEGFTAFAEKRAPQWKGR; encoded by the coding sequence ATGGGTGTAGAATTTTCTAAAGAAGATCATGTGGCCTATGTTACGTTGAATCGGCCGAAAGCAATGAATTCCTTAGATCCGGAATCCGTCACACGACTGGCGGAAGTCTGGGCTGAAGTGGCTAAAGACGATAATATTCGTGTAACCGTTTTGACTGGTGCCGGAGAAAAATCATTTTGTACAGGGACCGATATGAAAAAAACTCCGCCACCCCAGGAATGCATGGCTTCCATCTGGCTCAGGGAAGGCCAACCTATCATTCCTCATATGAAAATGTGGAAGCCCATTATCTGTGCCATAAATGGCTATGCCATTGGTGGAGGACTGGAAATGGCCCTTGCTTGTGATCTCAGAATCGCCAGCACCAATGCCAAATTCGGGCTGACTGAAGTCAAGGTAGCCAGCCTGGCCGGATTGAATGGAACTCAGTGCATTCCACGTGCCATTCCTCAGGCTGTGGCCATGAAAATGCTGTTGACAGGAGAGATGATAGATGCCAAAGAGGCTCACAGGGTTGGTCTGATCAGTGATGTGGTCGAACCTCAGGAATTGATGACTCTGGCCAGAAACATGGCCCGGAAAATTGCCGGCAATGCACCCTTGAGTGTGAAGGCTGCCAAACAGGCCGCAGTCATGGGGCTTGATATGCCGCTGGAACAGGGGATTGCCTTTTCTCACTTGTTATGGGGAGTCTTGAGAGATACTGAGGACAGGAAAGAGGGATTTACGGCATTTGCAGAAAAAAGAGCGCCCCAATGGAAGGGACGGTAA
- a CDS encoding electron transfer flavoprotein subunit beta EtfB yields MHIAVLAKVVPDYLVPSMDFELSNNRAHERFSRMLGLYDENAIETAIQIKEKTSGSLTLISYGSENDIQFLRKGAAMGADQLILVKGTSDDAAVIAGNLMAALQSIDNVDLVLAGQQSADMDRGVVPGILAQMLGVPFIPQIGDVDHENGSWTVTQITAQGKRELEFSGPGVLSITSIPENVPRIPAVRAIFAAKKKPVIKLESTDQKKMALNELEVAIPKIECVCEFIDVEDPGQAVRILLNRLNEERYL; encoded by the coding sequence ATGCACATTGCGGTATTAGCAAAAGTTGTCCCGGATTATTTGGTTCCGTCCATGGATTTTGAGTTGTCAAATAACCGGGCCCACGAAAGGTTTTCACGGATGCTCGGACTGTACGATGAAAATGCCATAGAAACCGCCATCCAGATCAAGGAAAAAACTTCGGGGTCATTGACCCTCATTTCCTATGGCAGCGAGAACGATATACAGTTTTTGAGAAAAGGTGCAGCCATGGGCGCTGATCAGTTAATTCTGGTGAAAGGGACATCCGATGATGCCGCGGTTATTGCCGGGAACCTCATGGCTGCCCTCCAGAGTATAGATAACGTGGATCTGGTGCTTGCGGGACAGCAATCTGCAGATATGGACCGAGGGGTTGTTCCAGGGATACTGGCCCAGATGCTAGGAGTTCCTTTCATTCCCCAGATCGGCGATGTTGATCATGAGAACGGTTCTTGGACCGTGACTCAGATTACAGCCCAGGGAAAACGTGAATTGGAGTTCAGTGGACCAGGTGTTTTGTCTATCACCAGTATTCCTGAGAATGTGCCCCGAATCCCTGCTGTGCGGGCTATTTTTGCAGCCAAGAAAAAACCGGTTATCAAACTTGAGTCCACGGATCAGAAAAAAATGGCGTTAAATGAACTGGAAGTGGCCATTCCTAAGATTGAGTGTGTTTGCGAGTTCATTGATGTGGAAGACCCGGGGCAGGCTGTCAGAATATTGTTAAATCGGTTGAATGAGGAGAGATATCTATGA
- a CDS encoding electron transfer flavoprotein subunit alpha/FixB family protein, whose protein sequence is MKTLIIENIDLKKIGELKTVSRYFCELPDIIALGEGDIPGNYGKAWQSSQTLPPNLVPSIVQLAKLENYEVILLSVSTLGTGLAGPLSAALSAPVVTEVTAIHSDMVIERPIYGGKAIIKQKIESTPVVLTIRRKYFEPEVLEGHTSSIPLNTESEKVQLISEKNEQTDGVPLEDAPVVVSGGRGIGNADNFSLLQTLADQLNGAVGASRGAVDEGWASPTRQIGQTGKIVAPSVYFAVGVSGASQHLAGIANSKCVVAINKDEEANIFNRARFGLVCDYQKIIPQLTQAIKENR, encoded by the coding sequence ATGAAAACGCTGATCATTGAAAATATCGATTTGAAAAAAATCGGCGAACTCAAAACAGTGAGCCGATATTTCTGCGAACTTCCTGATATCATTGCCTTGGGTGAGGGAGATATCCCCGGCAATTACGGCAAAGCCTGGCAATCCAGCCAGACGCTTCCACCCAATCTGGTGCCAAGCATTGTTCAGCTAGCCAAGCTGGAAAATTACGAAGTGATTCTCTTGAGTGTCTCAACGTTGGGTACGGGATTGGCAGGCCCTCTGAGTGCGGCACTGTCAGCCCCGGTTGTGACAGAAGTGACAGCCATTCATTCAGACATGGTAATTGAGCGGCCCATTTATGGCGGGAAAGCCATAATTAAGCAGAAAATAGAATCAACTCCGGTTGTTTTGACCATTCGGCGTAAATATTTTGAGCCCGAAGTTTTGGAAGGCCACACTTCATCTATCCCATTGAATACAGAATCGGAAAAAGTCCAGTTAATCAGCGAAAAAAACGAACAGACCGATGGTGTTCCTCTTGAAGATGCTCCAGTGGTTGTGTCCGGGGGCAGAGGTATTGGTAATGCAGATAATTTTTCCCTGCTTCAAACTCTGGCTGATCAACTGAATGGTGCAGTGGGTGCATCGAGGGGGGCTGTAGATGAAGGATGGGCCTCTCCCACCCGCCAGATCGGTCAGACAGGCAAAATTGTGGCCCCCAGTGTGTATTTTGCCGTGGGAGTGTCCGGGGCCAGTCAGCATCTGGCTGGAATTGCCAATTCAAAATGTGTCGTGGCGATTAACAAGGATGAGGAAGCCAATATTTTCAACAGAGCGCGGTTTGGACTGGTTTGTGATTATCAGAAAATTATCCCTCAACTGACTCAGGCGATCAAGGAGAACAGATAA
- a CDS encoding heterodisulfide reductase-related iron-sulfur binding cluster, producing MPRIPYWNIDYGIIIDLLAIPVAIVFFYGLYRQWLLIKQGKMRVIPSIGNMIQGIGTFRLKAFLVRGILNARLYRKPASGIAHGFVFWGMVILFIGTNLVILNILFGLPVFSGGFNRWFMSFMLDLAGFLTLVGIVFFLVRRMIPPVRLRLPEARKGFVPVSGLLGLILITGFVTEGARIAAAAGSLEAGAFVGNFLASNLISPALALEIHAVTWWVHGLLSLGFVAYIPYSPLVHIVLAPVNVGFADPAPNVKMGVMDFSAFENEDAEELPALGANKLADFTRKRFLDFSSCLWCGRCQEVCPAYNTDKPLSPKGVIVTLADRLASGKLDESLIEGISMDAIFNCTTCAACMEACPVSINQPKTIMRFRQNLVMEQSRIPELMGKAVASLEQRAHPFFGTGSGAAEWRKDLDVPIFEPGQTEYLLWIGCSVAYEQRAQKIGRAMVRILQKAGTSFGILEESRCTGDPAKQMGNEFLFAEIAQQNIEDFSALGIKKIITLCPHCFNSFSRHYPKLGGEYEIIPHGSFIKILMDEKKLNLVRKDQLITYHDPCYLGRRNGIYDDPRTVIAGVGGLVEMPRHRNESFCCGGGGGNYWAEELGSRINQQRAGEAMETNADTIAVACPFCLLMLTDGLKKHTEETKIFDIAEIVAASMV from the coding sequence ATGCCCCGCATCCCCTATTGGAATATTGATTATGGTATCATCATTGATCTATTGGCAATTCCGGTAGCCATTGTTTTTTTTTATGGTCTTTACCGGCAATGGCTGTTGATCAAACAGGGCAAAATGCGGGTGATCCCCTCGATCGGCAATATGATTCAGGGAATCGGCACCTTTCGCTTGAAGGCCTTTCTGGTACGGGGTATCCTGAATGCCCGGCTTTACCGGAAGCCAGCCTCGGGCATTGCCCATGGGTTTGTGTTCTGGGGGATGGTTATTCTTTTTATCGGAACAAACCTGGTAATTCTGAACATTTTGTTCGGGCTTCCGGTGTTCAGCGGTGGATTCAATCGCTGGTTCATGTCGTTCATGCTTGACCTGGCAGGCTTTCTGACCCTGGTCGGGATTGTTTTTTTTCTGGTTCGGCGGATGATTCCGCCGGTCCGCCTCAGATTGCCCGAGGCCAGAAAAGGGTTTGTGCCGGTCAGCGGACTTCTTGGCCTGATTCTTATCACCGGATTTGTCACGGAGGGCGCAAGAATAGCTGCTGCTGCCGGCTCCCTGGAGGCTGGCGCGTTCGTGGGCAATTTTTTGGCATCAAACCTGATCAGTCCGGCCCTTGCCCTTGAAATCCACGCGGTCACCTGGTGGGTACACGGCCTTCTGTCTCTGGGCTTTGTGGCCTATATTCCGTATTCTCCCCTGGTACACATAGTTCTTGCTCCGGTGAATGTGGGGTTTGCCGATCCGGCACCGAACGTGAAAATGGGGGTCATGGATTTCTCCGCGTTTGAAAATGAGGATGCAGAGGAACTGCCGGCCCTGGGCGCAAACAAATTGGCTGATTTTACACGCAAACGGTTCCTGGATTTTTCCAGCTGCCTGTGGTGCGGGCGTTGCCAGGAAGTCTGTCCCGCCTATAACACGGACAAACCCCTGTCTCCCAAGGGCGTGATAGTAACCCTGGCGGACCGGCTCGCCTCAGGTAAACTGGATGAATCGCTGATTGAGGGTATTTCCATGGATGCGATTTTTAACTGCACTACCTGTGCGGCCTGCATGGAAGCCTGTCCCGTCAGCATCAACCAGCCTAAAACCATTATGCGGTTCCGACAAAATCTGGTCATGGAGCAGAGCCGGATTCCGGAACTTATGGGAAAGGCCGTGGCCAGCCTTGAGCAGCGCGCTCATCCGTTCTTCGGAACGGGTTCGGGTGCCGCCGAGTGGCGCAAGGACTTGGATGTGCCGATCTTTGAGCCCGGCCAGACAGAATATCTGCTCTGGATCGGCTGCTCGGTCGCCTATGAGCAGCGGGCTCAGAAAATCGGGAGGGCCATGGTGCGAATTTTACAGAAGGCAGGGACTTCCTTCGGCATTCTTGAGGAATCCCGGTGTACCGGAGATCCTGCCAAGCAGATGGGCAATGAATTCCTGTTTGCGGAAATCGCGCAGCAGAATATCGAGGATTTCTCTGCTTTGGGGATTAAAAAAATCATCACCCTGTGCCCGCACTGCTTTAACAGTTTTTCCCGCCATTATCCCAAACTGGGCGGCGAATATGAAATCATTCCCCACGGCTCTTTCATCAAAATCCTCATGGACGAGAAAAAATTGAACCTGGTCCGAAAAGATCAGCTGATCACTTATCATGATCCATGTTACCTGGGCAGGCGGAATGGGATTTACGATGATCCCAGAACCGTCATCGCCGGAGTGGGGGGGCTGGTTGAAATGCCCCGGCACCGGAACGAAAGCTTTTGCTGCGGTGGCGGTGGAGGAAATTACTGGGCTGAAGAACTGGGTTCCCGGATCAATCAGCAGAGAGCTGGAGAAGCCATGGAAACAAATGCTGATACCATAGCAGTGGCTTGTCCTTTCTGCCTGCTGATGCTGACTGATGGCCTGAAAAAACATACGGAGGAAACAAAAATTTTTGATATAGCGGAAATAGTTGCTGCATCAATGGTTTGA
- a CDS encoding MmgE/PrpD family protein, protein MTVTKRFAQYIDETKYEDIPRDVHRYARLCLLDWIGVTLGGSREPISDILMDFVDIVGGNPHATILGKGIKTNLIFAALVNGTLSHALDFDDTHKNSGTHPSVCLAPAVMAVGEYMKSSGRDLITAFVIGFEVGARIGAAAGTAHYDYGWHATATIGRFSATAAASKLMGLSQDQIVNAFGIAGTQVSGLREVFGTMSKPFHAGKAAMDGLLSVALAKRNFDSSNEIFEGKFGLKNVFAPKADPSRLLKDLGRKYHITDIAFKPYASALATHSTIQAIEAMKAKEKITAADVKSIQIEFGQLPFSVVNIKHPRRVLEGKFSVYQCAALAFVKGRVTPGMFTHEWIHDPEIIRFREKVNVLLNPGLKKFETIIKVITQQNRILEIFIRESKGSASDPLTFLEMKNKFMDLALPVVDLENAEKIVESVRHLSDIQDVSAIIQLCHPA, encoded by the coding sequence ATGACCGTTACAAAGCGATTTGCCCAATACATTGATGAGACCAAGTACGAGGATATTCCTCGTGACGTTCATCGATACGCCCGGTTATGCCTTCTGGACTGGATAGGGGTAACCTTGGGCGGGTCACGGGAGCCGATCAGTGACATTTTGATGGACTTCGTTGATATTGTCGGGGGTAATCCTCATGCCACCATCCTTGGAAAAGGGATCAAAACCAATCTGATTTTTGCTGCTCTGGTCAATGGTACCTTGTCCCATGCCTTGGATTTTGATGATACCCACAAGAATTCAGGAACACATCCCAGTGTTTGTCTGGCGCCAGCAGTTATGGCTGTCGGGGAATATATGAAATCATCGGGCCGGGATCTGATCACGGCCTTTGTTATCGGTTTTGAGGTGGGAGCCCGAATTGGGGCGGCGGCCGGAACTGCTCATTACGATTATGGGTGGCACGCCACTGCAACGATTGGTCGGTTCAGTGCCACTGCGGCAGCATCCAAACTCATGGGGCTTTCACAGGACCAGATCGTTAACGCCTTCGGTATTGCCGGAACCCAGGTCTCCGGACTACGGGAGGTTTTTGGTACCATGAGTAAACCCTTTCATGCCGGAAAAGCAGCCATGGATGGCCTTCTTTCTGTTGCTTTGGCAAAGCGGAATTTTGACAGCAGTAACGAAATCTTCGAGGGAAAGTTTGGCCTGAAAAATGTGTTTGCGCCCAAAGCCGATCCCAGCCGGCTCTTGAAGGATCTTGGCCGGAAATACCATATTACGGATATTGCTTTCAAACCCTATGCTTCAGCCCTGGCTACCCATTCCACCATTCAAGCGATCGAAGCTATGAAGGCAAAGGAAAAAATAACAGCTGCGGATGTCAAAAGTATTCAGATCGAATTCGGACAACTTCCTTTCAGTGTTGTCAACATCAAACATCCGAGAAGAGTGCTGGAAGGTAAGTTCAGTGTTTATCAATGTGCGGCCCTGGCTTTTGTTAAAGGTCGAGTCACTCCGGGTATGTTTACCCATGAATGGATTCATGATCCCGAAATTATCCGTTTTCGCGAAAAAGTTAATGTTTTACTCAATCCGGGTCTGAAAAAATTCGAAACCATCATCAAAGTGATTACCCAACAGAACAGGATTCTGGAAATATTTATACGGGAATCCAAAGGCTCTGCTTCAGATCCCCTGACATTTTTAGAAATGAAAAACAAATTTATGGATTTGGCTCTACCGGTTGTTGATCTAGAAAATGCAGAAAAAATTGTTGAATCTGTTAGACATCTGTCCGATATCCAGGATGTTAGTGCAATTATACAATTATGTCACCCTGCGTAA
- the elbB gene encoding isoprenoid biosynthesis glyoxalase ElbB has protein sequence MAKKKIGVLLSGCGVYDGTEIHESVLTLFFIDQSNAEAVCFAPDIPQAHVVNHLTQEEMSETRNVLVESARIARGQIWNIDEVDVAELDAVILPGGFGAAKNLSEFAFKGPQGKVNESVASFLKKMIEAGKPLGALCIAPVAVGMALKDRSPELTIGSEPEVIEALNALGVKHALCKVDEICVDSKNSIVTTPAYMLGSGIADVATGIQKLVEKVIEMTQ, from the coding sequence ATGGCTAAAAAGAAAATAGGTGTATTGCTCTCAGGTTGTGGTGTGTATGATGGAACGGAAATCCATGAGTCAGTATTAACCCTTTTTTTTATCGATCAGTCCAACGCTGAGGCGGTCTGTTTTGCGCCGGACATTCCCCAGGCCCATGTCGTGAATCATTTGACCCAGGAGGAGATGTCGGAAACTCGAAATGTGCTGGTTGAATCGGCAAGGATAGCCAGAGGGCAGATTTGGAATATTGACGAGGTGGATGTGGCTGAGCTAGATGCTGTTATCCTGCCAGGTGGATTTGGAGCGGCTAAAAATTTAAGCGAATTTGCTTTTAAAGGTCCCCAGGGAAAGGTGAATGAGTCAGTGGCTTCATTTCTGAAAAAGATGATTGAAGCCGGAAAACCACTGGGTGCTTTATGCATTGCACCGGTCGCCGTGGGTATGGCTCTGAAGGACAGGTCTCCTGAATTGACAATCGGGAGCGAGCCGGAAGTGATTGAAGCCCTTAATGCGTTAGGTGTCAAACATGCCTTGTGCAAGGTAGACGAAATCTGTGTCGACTCGAAAAACAGCATCGTAACAACCCCGGCCTATATGCTGGGCTCCGGCATTGCAGATGTTGCCACGGGAATCCAGAAACTGGTTGAAAAAGTAATTGAAATGACACAATAG